One Syntrophorhabdaceae bacterium genomic window, CTCCTCGTCTATCCAGACTTCCCATTGGCACCATAATTTTTCGGGATGTTTATCCGGCGGACACACAATGCACTTATACCGTATACCGGGGTTCAGTTCTTTAAAGAAACCATCAAAATACCTTATCCCAACCGTCTTGCAGGGAAATTCTCCCATACCCTTTTTGACCCGTGCCTTCTGCGGATGGCAATCGGTGACGGACAGATAGCACCTCCCGTCCCGTACCTCAGCCCGCCCCCCGAGGTTGCTGAATACGGACGTCAGCAGGTAGGCCCTGCATATCCCTTCCAGCGTAGACACGCGGTCGATGGACAAGAATTTTTTGAGGATCTTTGCCTCGCCTTTCCCGAATTCTCCCCACACCCCTTCATCCACTTCAATCGCCCTGTCTATCCCATCCATGCGCTCGACGCCGAGAAACCAGAGCCCATCCAGTGTCAGGGCGAATCGCCCATACATCTTTACCAAATCGATCAACTGTTCTTTTGACAACTTCTGATACTCATCGACATTTGACCATCCTGACATTTTTCGTTATCTCCTTTTGATCTGTAAGGGTAATAATTTAATGTACCAACTTGTCTTTTATTCAATGCTATACCCACTGATGAAAAAAAGACAAGAATTTTTTTTGACAAAAACAGAGTATAATCGTGAATAAAATCAATTATAAACCCGGATACGTCGTGAGAGAAAGGCAGCAGAGAGCGGAGAGCCGAGGGCAGAGAAATAAACTCCTTAAAGGAATTGCTTCTTTTTTTTACTATTTACTATTTTGCTCGACACTTCCTTCGCAATTAAACCGTACACCGTTCACTATTCACTGCCTTTATCCAGCGTGTTTGCGGAGAAGAGCCCGACATCGATGCTCGTCCTACGAGAAAGACAACGTAATAAACTCAATGAACACTATAAACGGGTTTTTGTCGTTGAAAGCTGTTCGCTAACGGATGATAGCGGATGTTACGCCGGGAACCATTGTGCGTGGTCGCGGGGATCGTAACTGGAATAAAGATATATCTGCGGGAATTGATCACGAACAAGAGGATCGTTGTAGATCAATTTCAACATTTCAAGCATATGCTTGTCGCCTGACCAGATGATCTTGGGTTGTTGTTCGAGCGCTGACTTTGCGCAGCTGTTTGCAATGAGTCCCAGGTCGTTTTTGTTTGGTTTGTCAAGGTTGTTGCGGGCTATTGCCTGGCTGCAGAATGAAAATATCCTTTCGTACAGTTGTTCGGAACTGAA contains:
- a CDS encoding DUF6125 family protein, coding for MSGWSNVDEYQKLSKEQLIDLVKMYGRFALTLDGLWFLGVERMDGIDRAIEVDEGVWGEFGKGEAKILKKFLSIDRVSTLEGICRAYLLTSVFSNLGGRAEVRDGRCYLSVTDCHPQKARVKKGMGEFPCKTVGIRYFDGFFKELNPGIRYKCIVCPPDKHPEKLWCQWEVWIDEETTKLYE